A window of Flavobacterium flavigenum contains these coding sequences:
- a CDS encoding Panacea domain-containing protein, with translation MAYNPTTVANYFIEKYSKNGDLTPMKIIKLTYIAYGWYLALTDKQQKLIDENPIAWDFGPVFPSLYYSIKQYKKEKITEKIPNTTKNERISNEDEQFLDKIWEVYGRFDGVYLSALTHIDGTPWQKVYRKDLNAVISDDDIFEHYKKLKPISN, from the coding sequence ATGGCTTACAATCCAACAACAGTGGCTAATTATTTCATAGAGAAGTATTCCAAAAACGGAGATCTTACCCCTATGAAAATTATCAAGCTAACTTATATTGCATATGGCTGGTATCTGGCGCTGACAGACAAACAACAAAAGCTTATTGATGAAAACCCGATTGCCTGGGATTTCGGCCCTGTTTTTCCTTCTTTGTATTACAGCATAAAGCAGTATAAGAAAGAAAAAATCACTGAAAAAATTCCGAATACTACCAAAAATGAAAGAATATCAAATGAAGATGAACAGTTTTTAGATAAGATTTGGGAGGTATACGGAAGGTTTGACGGAGTATATTTAAGTGCCTTAACGCATATTGATGGAACGCCATGGCAAAAAGTATATCGAAAGGATTTGAATGCTGTGATTTCTGATGACGACATTTTTGAGCATTATAAAAAGTTAAAACCAATTTCTAACTAA
- a CDS encoding glycoside hydrolase family 95 protein — translation MNFHFIKKIITGCVFFLFFQNAAAQSSHVLWYNQPAEFFEETLVLGNGKMGATVFGGVSSDKIYLNDITLWSGEPVNANMNPEAYKNVPAIRAALKNEDYKLADELNKKLEGSYSQSFSPLGTMHISHFTEGTKATNYYRELDINDAVSKVNYEIDNVKYTREYFVSAPDQIMVIKITADKKNSLNFLIDFESLLKFKTDTSNNQLKINGYAPYHVEPSYVESSNPILFDENRGTRFTSLVQIKNTGGSVITSDNKIGVKNATEALIFVAIATSFNGFDKNPRTEGLDDKAIAAENMAKAISKSYTSLKKAHILDYQKLFKRVSLDLGKTIAPNLPTDERLLRYSNGEEDKNLETLYFQYGRYLLISSSRTLGAPANLQGVWNPYMRPPWSSNYTTNINVEENYWLAENTNLSELHRPLLSFIKNISETGKITAKTFYGVNGWAVAHNSDIWAMSNPVGNFGGGDPNWACWNMGGAWLSTHIWEHYLFSQDLNYLKNEGYDLMRGAAQFCLEWLVEDKNGYLVTSPSTSPENMYITPNGYVGATLYGGSADLAMIRQCFSNAIEASKILNTDAEFRTKLEKALSKLYPYQIGKAGNLQEWYFDWKDQEPKHRHQSHLFGLFPGNHISPLTTPDLANAARTTLEIKGDETTGWSKGWRINLWARLLDGNRAYKMYRELLRYVDPDGKKTQNPRRGGGTYPNLFDAHPPFQIDGNFGGAAAVAEMLVQSDENEIRLLPALPDAWETGNVKGLCARGGFEIEMSWKNKKLDKLIISSEKGGKTTLIYGENKREINLKKGDKKIIQL, via the coding sequence ATGAATTTCCACTTCATTAAAAAAATAATTACAGGCTGCGTATTTTTCCTTTTTTTTCAGAATGCAGCAGCACAGTCTAGTCATGTTTTATGGTATAATCAGCCAGCGGAATTTTTTGAAGAAACATTAGTTTTAGGAAACGGAAAAATGGGAGCGACTGTTTTTGGCGGAGTGAGTTCAGACAAAATTTATCTGAATGACATCACGCTTTGGTCAGGTGAACCCGTAAATGCAAATATGAATCCTGAAGCCTATAAAAATGTACCTGCTATCAGGGCAGCATTGAAGAATGAAGACTATAAGTTAGCGGATGAATTAAATAAAAAATTAGAAGGGTCTTATTCTCAGTCTTTTTCGCCACTTGGGACAATGCATATTTCGCATTTTACAGAAGGCACTAAAGCCACTAATTATTATAGGGAATTAGATATAAATGATGCAGTTTCAAAAGTAAATTATGAAATTGATAATGTAAAATATACTCGTGAATATTTTGTTTCTGCCCCTGATCAAATTATGGTTATTAAGATAACAGCTGATAAAAAAAACAGTCTCAATTTTTTAATAGATTTTGAAAGCTTATTGAAATTTAAAACCGATACGAGTAATAACCAATTAAAAATTAATGGTTATGCGCCGTATCATGTAGAGCCAAGTTATGTTGAAAGTAGTAATCCAATTCTTTTTGATGAAAATAGAGGTACTCGTTTTACAAGTTTGGTTCAGATTAAAAATACGGGTGGTTCTGTTATTACTTCAGATAATAAAATCGGCGTAAAAAATGCAACAGAAGCTTTGATTTTTGTTGCTATAGCTACAAGTTTTAATGGTTTTGACAAAAATCCTAGGACAGAAGGATTGGATGATAAGGCAATTGCAGCTGAAAATATGGCGAAAGCCATTTCTAAATCATATACTTCATTAAAAAAAGCTCATATTTTAGATTACCAAAAATTATTCAAAAGAGTTAGTTTGGATTTAGGAAAGACAATTGCTCCTAATTTGCCTACAGACGAACGCTTATTGCGTTATTCAAATGGTGAAGAAGATAAAAATTTAGAGACTCTGTATTTTCAATACGGACGATATTTACTTATAAGTAGTTCCAGGACATTGGGTGCACCGGCTAATTTGCAAGGTGTTTGGAATCCTTACATGCGTCCGCCCTGGAGCAGTAATTATACCACCAACATCAATGTTGAAGAGAATTACTGGCTTGCAGAAAATACAAATCTTTCTGAATTACACAGGCCTCTTTTGAGTTTTATTAAAAATATTTCTGAAACTGGTAAAATAACAGCAAAAACATTTTATGGAGTAAATGGCTGGGCGGTGGCCCATAATTCTGATATCTGGGCGATGAGTAATCCTGTTGGAAATTTTGGTGGAGGAGATCCTAACTGGGCTTGTTGGAATATGGGCGGTGCCTGGTTGAGTACTCATATTTGGGAACACTATTTGTTTTCTCAGGATTTAAATTACCTTAAAAATGAAGGTTATGATTTAATGCGAGGAGCAGCACAATTTTGTTTAGAATGGTTAGTTGAAGATAAGAATGGTTATTTAGTTACTTCTCCATCTACTTCTCCCGAAAACATGTATATTACTCCAAACGGTTATGTGGGTGCTACTTTGTACGGTGGCAGTGCAGATTTAGCCATGATTAGACAGTGTTTCTCTAATGCAATTGAAGCTTCTAAAATTTTAAATACGGATGCTGAATTTAGAACGAAACTTGAAAAGGCACTTTCAAAATTATATCCTTACCAAATTGGTAAAGCTGGAAATTTGCAAGAATGGTATTTTGACTGGAAAGACCAAGAACCGAAACACCGTCATCAGTCTCATTTATTTGGATTGTTTCCTGGGAATCATATTTCGCCTTTAACAACACCTGACTTAGCCAATGCTGCCAGAACAACTTTAGAGATAAAAGGGGATGAAACCACAGGCTGGTCAAAAGGCTGGAGGATTAATCTTTGGGCAAGACTTTTGGACGGAAATAGAGCTTATAAAATGTACCGTGAATTACTTCGTTACGTTGATCCTGATGGAAAGAAAACACAAAATCCGAGAAGAGGTGGTGGAACTTATCCTAATTTGTTTGATGCGCACCCACCATTTCAAATTGATGGAAATTTTGGAGGGGCTGCTGCTGTTGCCGAAATGCTGGTTCAGTCAGACGAAAATGAAATCAGATTGCTTCCTGCTTTGCCAGATGCATGGGAAACCGGAAATGTAAAAGGACTTTGTGCAAGAGGCGGTTTTGAGATTGAAATGAGTTGGAAAAATAAAAAACTTGACAAACTAATTATTTCTTCTGAAAAAGGAGGTAAAACAACCTTGATTTATGGAGAAAATAAGCGAGAAATCAATCTGAAAAAAGGAGATAAGAAGATAATTCAATTATAG
- a CDS encoding sialate O-acetylesterase: MKKLIVFILLIFSVIANAEVRMPLLFSDGMVLQRNKQIPIWGFADANESIEVHFNKQIKKTTADKNGKWTINLSPEKAGGPFELIIIGKNKISIKNVLVGEVWICSGQSNMEFQVFKTMNAEKEIADANYPMIRHFGVAQDLSGTPKDDLKQGKWEVANKESVGNFTAVGYYFARKLYSELKIPIGIINTSWGGTNVETWTSREAFLNSPDFKAMIAGVPVMNVDSISKLYAVKMKERVEKIQGSPVNAANEGSFKEITFNDSSWGELNTPGLWENQPLGNLDGVVWMRKTITLSAEDLKNKAVLSLSKIDDEDITYVNGIEVGKNTLYDAKRIYTIPTTILREGTNVIAVRIVDTGGGGGIYGEASDLKITLGTKIIPLDGKWKFKVIAVKTALSPNSYPSLLYNAMVNPLVPYAIQGVLWYQGEANVWRANQYKKAFPLMINDWRSKFKQGDFPFYFVQLSTFDEFGGNSQKGSRWAELREAQSETLKLPNTGMAVTTDIGNAKDIHPTNKQDIGLRLAAIAMNDIYGKKQVHSGPTYKSQEIKGNQIILTFDNIGSGLSTPNNDELKGFEIAGGDKVFHSAKAIIKDNKLIVSSENVKNPVAVHYGWADDDTNINLFNKEKFPASPFRTDNWEMITVNEKYQVSK, from the coding sequence ATGAAAAAGTTAATTGTTTTTATTTTGTTGATATTTAGTGTTATAGCTAATGCTGAAGTGCGAATGCCTTTGCTGTTTTCTGACGGAATGGTATTGCAGCGCAACAAACAAATTCCGATTTGGGGTTTTGCTGATGCAAATGAAAGTATCGAAGTCCATTTCAACAAACAAATTAAAAAAACAACAGCCGATAAAAATGGAAAATGGACAATTAATTTAAGTCCAGAAAAAGCCGGGGGACCATTTGAGTTGATCATTATCGGAAAAAATAAAATCAGCATCAAGAATGTTTTGGTTGGCGAAGTCTGGATTTGCAGTGGACAATCGAATATGGAATTTCAGGTTTTTAAAACGATGAATGCTGAAAAAGAAATTGCAGATGCCAATTATCCAATGATTCGCCATTTTGGTGTTGCACAAGATTTAAGTGGTACACCAAAAGACGATTTAAAACAAGGGAAATGGGAAGTTGCCAACAAAGAGAGTGTGGGCAACTTTACAGCCGTTGGATATTATTTCGCCAGAAAATTATATTCAGAATTAAAAATCCCAATCGGAATCATTAATACTTCCTGGGGCGGAACCAATGTAGAAACCTGGACAAGCCGTGAAGCATTTTTAAACAGTCCTGATTTTAAAGCAATGATTGCCGGTGTGCCGGTTATGAACGTGGATTCAATTTCAAAGTTGTATGCCGTAAAAATGAAAGAAAGGGTAGAAAAAATTCAGGGTAGCCCGGTAAATGCAGCTAATGAAGGTTCTTTTAAGGAAATAACATTCAATGATTCAAGTTGGGGTGAATTAAATACGCCAGGCTTATGGGAAAATCAGCCATTAGGCAATTTAGACGGTGTGGTCTGGATGAGAAAAACGATAACGCTTTCAGCGGAAGATCTTAAAAATAAAGCTGTTTTGAGTCTCTCAAAAATTGACGATGAAGATATCACCTATGTAAATGGAATTGAAGTTGGTAAAAACACGCTTTATGATGCTAAACGAATATATACCATTCCTACTACTATTTTAAGAGAAGGAACTAACGTAATTGCAGTAAGAATTGTCGATACCGGAGGAGGTGGCGGAATTTATGGAGAAGCTTCCGACTTAAAAATCACTCTCGGTACTAAAATTATTCCGCTTGACGGAAAATGGAAATTTAAAGTGATTGCCGTAAAAACAGCTCTGTCGCCAAATAGTTATCCGTCATTATTATACAACGCGATGGTAAATCCGTTGGTTCCGTATGCCATTCAGGGTGTTTTATGGTATCAGGGCGAAGCGAATGTTTGGAGAGCTAATCAATACAAAAAAGCATTTCCGTTAATGATCAACGATTGGAGGAGCAAATTCAAACAAGGCGATTTTCCATTCTATTTTGTACAATTATCAACCTTCGACGAATTTGGAGGCAACAGCCAAAAAGGCAGCCGTTGGGCAGAACTTCGCGAAGCACAGTCTGAAACTTTAAAATTGCCAAACACCGGAATGGCCGTTACGACTGATATCGGAAATGCAAAAGACATTCACCCAACCAACAAACAAGACATTGGTTTGCGTTTGGCAGCAATCGCAATGAACGATATTTACGGTAAAAAACAAGTTCATAGCGGACCAACTTATAAATCTCAGGAAATAAAAGGCAATCAAATTATACTGACTTTCGACAACATCGGCAGCGGATTATCAACGCCAAATAACGATGAATTAAAAGGTTTCGAAATTGCCGGTGGAGACAAAGTTTTTCATTCCGCGAAAGCGATAATCAAAGACAATAAACTAATCGTTTCAAGCGAAAATGTAAAAAATCCAGTTGCCGTACATTACGGTTGGGCAGACGATGACACGAATATCAATTTGTTCAACAAAGAAAAATTCCCAGCATCGCCATTCAGAACCGATAATTGGGAAATGATTACAGTAAATGAAAAATATCAGGTGAGTAAATAG
- a CDS encoding cellulase family glycosylhydrolase has protein sequence MRKSLKDYTLSIVLSFAFLGVLACSSDKETSQETTVKTLTASTAKVDFESKENAVDVTITSDATAWSLASSASWIKVSQSAGTKGTIIVKITALENAEKTARTAVLTLSSNESKSVTIQVSQAGGTVVAGLYPSYNTNPIAADQTGMASTAVQLAAKIKLGWNIGNTLEATGGETAWGNPKVTKALIDAVKANGFNAVRIPCSWNQNLENAATAKIKTDWLNRVKEVIQYCVDNDMYVLVNIHWDGGWLENNITEAKKVENNAKQKAFWEQIATHLRGFDEHLLFASANEPAVEDAAQMAVLNSYHQTFIDAVRSTGGKNAYRTLVVQGPTTDIEKTNKLMTTLPTDKVASRMMVEVHYYSPWNFGGLTKDETWGKMFYYWGAGFHSSTDTERNATWGEEADLEKNFKLMKTQFVDKGIPVLLGEFGAIRRTILTGDALTLHLNSRAYYLKTVVKTAKANGLLPFYWDEGSLGNNGFGIINRTNNTVFDIQALTALKEGLL, from the coding sequence ATGAGAAAGTCACTAAAAGATTATACTCTAAGTATAGTATTAAGTTTTGCCTTTTTAGGAGTTTTGGCGTGCAGTTCGGATAAAGAAACTTCTCAGGAAACTACTGTAAAAACTTTAACAGCCAGCACAGCAAAAGTTGATTTTGAAAGTAAAGAAAATGCTGTTGATGTTACAATTACTTCAGATGCAACGGCATGGTCATTAGCAAGTTCAGCGAGCTGGATAAAAGTAAGTCAGTCTGCAGGAACAAAAGGAACAATTATCGTTAAGATAACAGCATTAGAAAATGCAGAAAAAACAGCAAGAACAGCCGTTCTTACTTTAAGTTCTAACGAATCAAAATCGGTAACAATACAAGTTTCTCAAGCTGGAGGTACTGTCGTTGCAGGATTATATCCAAGTTATAACACCAATCCGATTGCAGCAGATCAAACCGGAATGGCAAGTACAGCCGTTCAATTGGCAGCAAAAATTAAATTGGGCTGGAATATCGGAAACACTTTAGAAGCAACAGGAGGCGAAACCGCTTGGGGAAATCCAAAAGTAACTAAAGCCTTAATTGATGCTGTAAAAGCAAACGGATTTAATGCCGTAAGAATTCCGTGTTCCTGGAATCAAAACCTAGAAAATGCGGCAACGGCAAAAATCAAAACCGATTGGTTAAATCGCGTTAAAGAAGTGATTCAATATTGTGTAGATAACGATATGTATGTTTTGGTGAATATTCACTGGGACGGCGGCTGGTTAGAAAACAATATTACCGAAGCCAAAAAAGTAGAAAACAATGCGAAACAAAAAGCTTTTTGGGAACAAATTGCAACGCACTTGAGAGGTTTTGATGAGCATTTACTTTTTGCAAGCGCCAACGAACCAGCGGTTGAAGACGCCGCTCAAATGGCAGTTTTAAATTCCTATCACCAAACTTTTATTGATGCAGTTCGTTCGACAGGAGGAAAAAATGCGTACAGAACTTTGGTAGTTCAAGGGCCAACAACCGATATCGAAAAAACAAACAAATTAATGACTACATTGCCAACCGATAAAGTGGCAAGCCGAATGATGGTTGAGGTACATTACTATTCTCCTTGGAATTTTGGAGGTTTAACCAAAGACGAAACCTGGGGTAAAATGTTTTACTATTGGGGAGCTGGTTTTCACTCTTCAACCGATACAGAAAGAAATGCAACTTGGGGAGAAGAAGCAGATTTAGAAAAGAACTTCAAATTAATGAAAACGCAATTTGTAGACAAAGGAATTCCGGTTCTTTTGGGAGAATTTGGAGCAATCAGAAGAACAATTTTAACTGGTGATGCTTTAACTTTACATTTGAACTCCAGAGCTTATTATTTAAAAACGGTAGTTAAAACAGCAAAAGCAAACGGATTATTACCTTTTTATTGGGACGAAGGAAGTCTAGGAAATAATGGTTTCGGGATCATTAACAGAACCAATAATACTGTCTTTGATATACAAGCTTTAACCGCTTTAAAAGAAGGATTATTATAA
- a CDS encoding glycoside hydrolase family 3 C-terminal domain-containing protein, producing MKNKMIMLSAVVLALFTSCKNDAQTTASNSAEAEEYVGKEIGTDHDAEIDKLISQMTLEEKIGMLHGNSMFANAGVKRLGIPELKMADGPLGVREEISLDNWAPAGLTNDFATYYPAGGALAATFNAEMAHTFGTSLGEELRARDKDMLLSPAINMVRTPLGGRTYEYMSEDPFLNKKIAVPLVVGLQEKDVMACVKHYAANNQETNRDFVDVQIDERTLREIYLPAFEATVKEGKAYSIMGAYNKFRGEYLCENDYMLNKILRDEWGFKGIVVSDWAAVHSTAKSLKSGLDIEMGTPKPFNEFFLADKLIAAVKSGEVSEREIDLHVKRILRGLFHIKAMGGGTRAKGSIATEAHYKDAYKIAAEAIVLLKNENNALPLKLDGVKSIAVIGNNATKKNALGGFGAGVKTKREVTPLEGLKNRLPSTVKINYAEGYLERYDEKNKGNLGNITANGPVTIDKLDDAKVQEAVEAAKNSDVAIIFAGSNRDYETEASDRRDLHLPFGQEELIKKVLAVNPKTIVVMIAGAPFDINEVSQKSSALIWSWFNGSEGGNALADVILGKVNPSGKLPWTMPKQLKDSPAHATNSFPGDKAVNYAEGILIGYRWFDTKNVAPLYPFGYGLSYTTFALENVKTNKTDYAQNDVIEVSVEVKNTGKADGKEVVQVYTSKSDSKVTRAAKELKGFKKATVKAGSSETVTIKVPVKELAYYDVTSKKWVVEPGKYTLKVGTSSRDIKKEIAVTIK from the coding sequence ATGAAAAACAAAATGATCATGTTATCAGCAGTTGTTTTGGCATTATTTACTTCTTGTAAAAATGACGCTCAAACAACGGCTTCAAATTCGGCGGAGGCCGAAGAATACGTTGGAAAAGAAATAGGGACAGACCACGATGCAGAAATCGACAAACTGATTTCGCAGATGACTTTAGAAGAAAAAATCGGAATGCTTCACGGAAACAGCATGTTTGCCAACGCAGGTGTAAAACGTTTAGGAATTCCGGAATTAAAAATGGCAGACGGACCTTTGGGAGTTCGTGAAGAAATCTCACTCGATAACTGGGCTCCGGCTGGTTTAACGAATGATTTTGCAACATATTATCCAGCTGGTGGCGCATTAGCAGCAACCTTTAATGCAGAAATGGCGCACACTTTTGGAACCAGTTTAGGAGAAGAATTACGTGCAAGAGACAAAGACATGCTGCTTTCGCCAGCCATCAATATGGTAAGAACACCTCTTGGAGGAAGAACTTACGAATACATGTCGGAAGATCCGTTTCTGAATAAAAAAATTGCTGTGCCTTTGGTAGTTGGTTTACAGGAAAAAGATGTTATGGCGTGTGTAAAACATTATGCAGCAAATAATCAGGAAACGAATCGTGATTTTGTTGATGTTCAGATTGACGAACGCACACTTCGTGAAATTTACCTTCCGGCTTTTGAAGCAACGGTAAAAGAAGGAAAAGCATACAGTATTATGGGCGCTTACAATAAATTCAGAGGAGAATATTTATGTGAGAATGATTATATGCTGAACAAAATTCTTCGTGACGAATGGGGATTCAAAGGAATTGTAGTTTCAGATTGGGCTGCGGTGCATTCAACAGCAAAATCTTTAAAAAGCGGTTTGGATATCGAAATGGGAACACCAAAACCTTTCAACGAATTTTTCTTAGCCGATAAATTAATTGCTGCTGTAAAATCGGGAGAAGTTTCAGAAAGAGAAATTGATCTTCATGTAAAACGTATTTTACGTGGTTTATTCCATATTAAAGCAATGGGTGGCGGAACACGTGCAAAAGGAAGCATTGCAACCGAAGCGCATTACAAAGACGCTTACAAAATTGCTGCTGAAGCAATCGTATTATTGAAAAATGAAAATAATGCATTGCCGCTAAAATTAGACGGAGTAAAATCTATTGCGGTAATCGGAAACAACGCAACAAAGAAAAACGCTCTTGGAGGATTTGGAGCTGGTGTCAAAACAAAAAGAGAAGTTACGCCACTTGAAGGTCTTAAAAACAGATTGCCTTCAACAGTAAAAATCAATTATGCCGAAGGATATTTAGAGCGTTACGACGAGAAAAATAAAGGAAACTTAGGAAATATTACTGCTAACGGGCCTGTTACCATCGACAAATTAGACGATGCAAAAGTTCAGGAAGCTGTAGAAGCAGCTAAAAACTCAGATGTTGCGATCATTTTTGCGGGTTCAAACCGTGATTACGAAACAGAAGCTTCAGATAGAAGAGATTTACACTTGCCTTTCGGACAAGAAGAATTGATTAAAAAAGTATTAGCGGTTAATCCAAAAACAATTGTGGTTATGATTGCCGGCGCTCCGTTTGATATTAACGAAGTAAGCCAGAAATCTTCTGCTTTAATTTGGAGCTGGTTCAACGGTTCTGAAGGCGGAAATGCTTTGGCTGATGTTATTTTAGGAAAAGTAAATCCGTCAGGAAAATTACCCTGGACAATGCCAAAACAATTAAAAGATTCTCCTGCACACGCCACAAACAGTTTCCCTGGAGACAAAGCGGTTAATTACGCCGAAGGAATTTTAATTGGATACCGTTGGTTTGATACTAAAAATGTAGCACCACTTTATCCTTTCGGTTACGGATTATCATACACGACTTTTGCTTTAGAAAATGTAAAAACAAACAAAACAGACTACGCACAAAACGACGTAATCGAAGTTTCTGTTGAAGTTAAAAACACAGGAAAAGCAGACGGAAAAGAAGTCGTTCAGGTTTATACTTCAAAATCTGATTCTAAAGTTACACGTGCAGCAAAAGAACTAAAAGGTTTCAAAAAAGCGACTGTTAAAGCAGGAAGTTCAGAAACAGTTACAATTAAAGTTCCTGTAAAAGAATTAGCATATTACGATGTTACTTCAAAAAAATGGGTTGTTGAGCCAGGAAAATATACCCTTAAAGTAGGAACTTCTTCTAGAGATATTAAAAAAGAAATTGCTGTAACGATCAAATAA
- a CDS encoding GH39 family glycosyl hydrolase: MKKLLIAAVLISSVHLFGQTRTIKVDYNKSAGKLNTMFKECIGAGRANEGLRADWQQQLALAKKECDFKYIRFHGLLSDDMAVYREDSKGNPEYNYQYVDVLFDYILSLKMKPFVELGFMPNALASGPETIFWWKGNVTPPKDYKKWEDLIKNLTQHFTERYGVEEVKTWYFEVWNEPNLSPGFWTGTQAEYFKLYDYAARGVKAVNKAYKVGGPATAGAGWVPETIDFCAKNNVPMDFVSTHTYGVNQGYLDEFGTSGTVLSPDENSISGDVINSRKQITNSAKPNLELHYTEWSSSYTPADPIHDSYHSAAYILQKLKQVGNAATSMSYWVFTDIFEEPGPRFTPFHGGFGLLNTQGIKKPAYFSYQFLNKLGETELQNSDKTSWTTKNAKGDVQLLFWDFTNTHPGEKVWNQTYYVQDLPSKEKGIVKVEVDGLQKGKYTLEIYKVGYKVNDVYADYLALNKPSQLTREQVNAMKKKNNADPIATEKITIDAKGTFSREFKINENDVVFLNLVKQ, from the coding sequence ATGAAAAAACTTTTAATAGCAGCAGTTTTAATCAGTTCAGTCCATTTATTTGGGCAAACCCGGACGATAAAAGTAGATTACAACAAATCGGCCGGAAAGTTAAACACCATGTTTAAAGAATGCATCGGAGCGGGAAGAGCAAACGAAGGTCTTCGCGCCGACTGGCAGCAGCAATTAGCATTGGCAAAAAAAGAATGCGATTTTAAATACATTCGTTTTCATGGTTTATTGTCTGATGATATGGCGGTTTATCGTGAAGATTCAAAAGGAAATCCGGAATACAATTATCAATACGTTGACGTTTTGTTCGATTATATTCTGAGTCTGAAAATGAAACCGTTTGTTGAATTAGGTTTTATGCCGAATGCATTGGCAAGCGGACCAGAAACGATTTTTTGGTGGAAAGGAAACGTAACGCCTCCAAAAGATTATAAAAAATGGGAAGATTTAATTAAAAATCTAACCCAGCATTTTACAGAAAGATACGGAGTTGAAGAAGTAAAAACATGGTATTTTGAAGTTTGGAACGAACCGAATCTTTCGCCAGGATTCTGGACAGGAACTCAGGCAGAATATTTCAAATTATACGATTATGCGGCGCGTGGTGTAAAAGCGGTCAACAAAGCATATAAAGTTGGCGGACCAGCAACGGCAGGAGCAGGTTGGGTTCCAGAAACTATTGATTTTTGTGCCAAGAACAATGTGCCGATGGATTTTGTTTCAACGCATACGTACGGAGTAAATCAAGGATATTTAGATGAATTCGGAACTTCGGGAACCGTTTTGAGTCCAGATGAAAATAGTATTAGCGGCGACGTTATTAATTCGCGTAAGCAAATCACCAATTCGGCTAAACCAAATTTAGAATTGCATTATACAGAATGGAGTTCATCTTACACGCCGGCAGATCCAATTCACGACAGTTATCATTCGGCAGCTTATATTTTGCAGAAATTAAAACAAGTTGGAAATGCAGCGACTTCAATGTCATATTGGGTTTTTACCGATATTTTTGAAGAACCGGGACCAAGATTTACACCATTTCACGGCGGTTTCGGATTGTTGAATACGCAGGGAATCAAAAAACCAGCGTATTTCTCGTATCAGTTTTTAAACAAATTGGGAGAAACAGAACTTCAAAATTCAGATAAAACATCATGGACAACCAAAAACGCAAAAGGAGATGTGCAGCTTTTATTTTGGGATTTTACCAATACGCATCCAGGCGAAAAAGTTTGGAATCAGACCTATTATGTTCAGGATCTTCCATCAAAAGAAAAAGGAATCGTTAAAGTTGAAGTTGACGGATTGCAGAAAGGGAAATATACTTTAGAAATCTATAAAGTAGGTTACAAAGTAAACGATGTTTATGCCGATTATCTGGCTTTGAATAAACCAAGTCAGTTAACGCGTGAACAAGTGAATGCCATGAAAAAGAAAAATAACGCCGACCCGATTGCAACAGAAAAAATCACAATTGATGCAAAAGGAACTTTTAGCAGAGAATTCAAAATCAATGAAAACGACGTTGTTTTTCTTAATTTAGTTAAACAATAA